A window of the Lactobacillus amylovorus DSM 20531 genome harbors these coding sequences:
- the rpmF gene encoding 50S ribosomal protein L32 has protein sequence MAVPARHTSKQKKRSRRGHIKLSVPAMHYDATTGEYRLSHRVSPKGYYKGRQVVNNNDNGNN, from the coding sequence ATACTTCTAAACAAAAGAAACGTTCACGTCGTGGTCACATTAAGTTGAGTGTTCCAGCAATGCACTATGATGCAACTACTGGTGAATACCGCTTAAGCCACCGTGTTTCACCAAAAGGTTATTACAAGGGTCGTCAAGTTGTTAACAACAACGATAACGGCAATAACTAA
- a CDS encoding bifunctional metallophosphatase/5'-nucleotidase: MKLVFLHSSDTHGFLLPTDYHNKTDYDAPISLSRVSSVIKSEKEKYGADHVVVTDAGDCLQGSPLASYTHSTGDYNDLLKFTEAYNAVGYDARCLGNHDFNFGLDYLSYYVDQNKAPIINDNILDAETNVPFFGKEYVIIEKNGLKIGILGITTQYIPHWEPAKNVAGLKFASAYEKIKHYAKILRPQVDVLAVMYHGGFESDPVTGKATEPHRGENEGYKILTEIPEVDVFLTGHQHRRLNVVTKDTAIVQPGYRGEAVAEVVLDIDDQTKKITNMTTKLIDTNDYDPDPAVVEKVADLDKRTQEWLDQPIAHLNKSARIENAMKGRIEGAPFINLIQQMQLWFTKADVSATAVMSETAKGFDKTVTMRDILLNYPYANQLCRVKLTGKELRHIIEHSAGFLKKDKDGKITFIDRWIKPKPMLYHFDVFYPVEYEANLSKPEGERLTKLTLHGKPIEDDQIYHLAVNNYRAMGGGFYPEYSMDKIETTLDKDYVQMFSEYLTHGDVQVDTKKNYKFY; encoded by the coding sequence ATGAAATTAGTATTTTTGCACTCAAGTGATACGCATGGCTTTTTATTGCCAACTGATTACCATAATAAAACCGACTATGATGCACCCATCAGCTTAAGCCGAGTAAGCTCTGTAATTAAGTCAGAGAAGGAAAAATACGGTGCAGATCATGTTGTAGTAACAGATGCTGGTGATTGCCTGCAAGGTTCTCCATTAGCTTCTTACACCCATTCAACGGGTGATTATAATGATTTGTTGAAGTTTACCGAAGCATACAACGCAGTTGGCTATGATGCACGCTGTCTTGGTAACCATGACTTCAACTTTGGTCTTGATTATTTAAGCTACTACGTTGATCAAAATAAGGCACCTATCATCAATGACAATATTTTGGATGCTGAAACCAACGTGCCATTCTTTGGCAAGGAATATGTCATCATCGAAAAGAATGGACTTAAGATTGGTATTCTAGGGATTACCACGCAATATATTCCACATTGGGAACCAGCTAAAAATGTTGCCGGCTTAAAGTTTGCCTCCGCCTATGAAAAGATTAAGCATTATGCTAAGATTTTGCGTCCTCAAGTTGATGTCTTGGCTGTAATGTATCACGGCGGTTTTGAAAGTGACCCAGTAACAGGCAAGGCCACGGAACCTCATCGTGGTGAAAATGAGGGTTACAAGATTTTAACCGAGATTCCAGAAGTAGATGTCTTTTTAACTGGTCACCAACACCGTCGTTTGAATGTGGTAACTAAAGATACCGCAATCGTGCAACCAGGTTACCGCGGCGAAGCAGTAGCAGAAGTAGTTTTGGATATTGATGATCAAACTAAGAAGATTACTAATATGACTACCAAGCTGATTGACACCAACGATTATGATCCAGATCCAGCAGTAGTAGAAAAAGTAGCTGATTTGGATAAGAGAACGCAAGAATGGCTCGATCAACCTATTGCTCACTTAAACAAGTCTGCTCGAATTGAAAATGCGATGAAGGGCAGAATTGAAGGCGCACCATTCATTAATTTGATTCAACAGATGCAATTGTGGTTTACCAAAGCAGACGTTTCAGCTACTGCCGTAATGAGTGAGACTGCTAAAGGCTTTGATAAGACGGTTACGATGAGAGATATTTTACTTAACTACCCATATGCTAACCAATTATGCAGAGTGAAATTAACTGGTAAAGAGCTGCGTCATATTATTGAGCATAGTGCAGGATTTTTGAAGAAGGATAAAGATGGCAAGATTACCTTTATCGATCGCTGGATTAAACCTAAGCCAATGCTTTATCACTTTGATGTCTTTTATCCTGTCGAATATGAAGCCAATTTATCTAAGCCGGAGGGTGAACGTTTAACTAAATTGACTTTGCATGGCAAGCCAATTGAAGATGATCAGATTTATCACTTGGCCGTAAACAACTATCGTGCAATGGGCGGCGGCTTCTATCCGGAATACAGCATGGATAAGATTGAAACAACCCTTGATAAGGATTACGTGCAAATGTTTAGCGAATACTTAACTCATGGCGATGTTCAAGTAGACACTAAGAAGAATTACAAGTTCTATTAA